A stretch of Aedes aegypti strain LVP_AGWG chromosome 2, AaegL5.0 Primary Assembly, whole genome shotgun sequence DNA encodes these proteins:
- the LOC5573257 gene encoding alpha-tocopherol transfer protein, which yields MSSTGSTPINSPRKVFGKTATLDKNAMLEYEMNKNLDCNFREKAEKELGEMGGELTYTKIRQLRQQLNIYAEHHQRGLGGRRDDSFLLRFLRAKKFDVEKAFKMMQKYYKMKDEYPEIFKVSPPSEMKFMLEMQIQCMLPKKDDSGRQIYIFRVEKCDPYKIPVDYVFRSNVLALEDAVRNPETQIGGLVVLLDMAGLGFAHARYLSPHLARKTVEVVQEAFPMRFKAFHVLHEPFYFDAILAVLKPFLKDKIRRRIHLHGNNINSLHKYVSKDVLPVEYGGNQPAFDNTEWRTTILDNEQYFIDLESYNTDSGYQEDNADAESIESLQFGDTETEDSEFDEDDRRVLSPRRTPRSLVNIEEIFLKNEMNGLVIDGREEKGTEKEVEDVK from the exons ATTGCAATTTTCGTGAGAAGGCGGAAAAGGAACTGGGCGAAATGGGAGGCGAGCTAACTTACACCAAGATACGGCAGCTGCGTCAACAGTTGAACATCTACGCCGAACACCACCAGCGCGGCCTGGGAGGGCGCCGCGATGATTCGTTCCTGTTGCGGTTTTTGCGCGCGAAGAAATTCGATGTGGAAAAGGCGTTCAAGATG ATGCAAAAATACTACAAAATGAAAGACGAGTACCCGGAAATATTCAAAGTATCTCCACCGTCGGAAATGAAGTTTATGCTCGAGATGCAGATCCAATGTATGCTTCCAAAGAAGGACGATAGCGGGCGGcaaatttatatatttagaGTTG aaaaatgtgATCCATACAAAATTCCAGTAGACTACGTATTCCGAAGCAATGTGCTCGCCCTGGAGGATGCAGTGCGGAATCCGGAAACACAAATTGGCGGTCTGGTGGTGTTGCTGGATATGGCCGGTTTGGGGTTTGCTCATGCTAG GTACTTATCACCACATTTGGCTCGGAAGACTGTAGAGGTGGTACAGGAAGCTTTCCCGATGCGATTTAAAGCGTTCCACGTGTTGCACGAACCGTTCTATTTTGATGCGATCCTTGCGGTGCTGAAGCCGTTCCTGAAGGATAAAATTCGGCGAAGG ATACACCTCCACGGCAACAATATAAATTCGTTGCACAAATACGTATCGAAGGACGTCCTTCCGGTGGAGTACGGCGGCAATCAGCCGGCATTCGACAACACAGAATGGCGCACCACCATCCTGGACAACGAGCAGTACTTTATCGATTTGGAATCGTACAACACGGACAGTGGTTATCAGGAGGACAATGCCGATGCCGAAAGTATCGAGAGTTTGCAATTTGGTGATACGGAAACCGAGGACAGTGAGTTTGATGAGGACGATAGAAGGGTGTTGAGTCCGAGAAGAACTCCCCGGTCGTTGGTGAATATTGAGGAGATTTTCCTGAAGAACGAAATGAACGGGTTGGTTATTGATGGGCGAGAGGAAAAAGGAACCGAGAAGGAGGTGGAAGATGTGAAATAA